A genomic stretch from Primulina huaijiensis isolate GDHJ02 chromosome 14, ASM1229523v2, whole genome shotgun sequence includes:
- the LOC140957678 gene encoding receptor-like protein kinase HERK 1, protein MMACGILRFFIWVLLILNMGCCSRGFNPVDKFYISCGSSRDVTIGNFTYVADKSASRLLTTPQDILADSNLNSITPSEDAQLFSTARIFTGPSRYTFSIQQGGRHWIRLHFYPFVYQNYDMNTASFSVFSQKTLLLSDFSPKNATVKEYSVNVAAGELVITFSSSTNSFAYINALEVVSVPDSLITDDAALVNPSGAFSGLVAQSFETVARVNMGGPFVSLVNDTLGRTWVPDRSFLVQPNLATNASNIQSVSYPPGGATSDSAPQTVYGTCTKMNSEDDPRGNFNVTWSFKVDPGFQYLLRLHFCDIVSTSANQLVFNVYIDSFIVAQDLQLSLKTPGLANAYYMDFVTTAVVKNNISVSVGPSPISAYPDAFLNGLEIMKLANSKDSLAGTSIFPSFSSSKKNVGIIVGVCVGAAVVLILAGVLIFVHRRRKQKRLAQSKTWVPISVNGGNSLTMGSKYSTATTVSNGSNLSYRIPFAAVQEATNNFDESWVIGIGGFGKVYKGVFSDGTKIAVKRGNPRSQQGLAEFQTEIEMLSQFRHRHLVSLIGYCDEKNEMILVYEYMENGTLKSHLYGSNLPSLSWKERLEICIGSARGLHYLHTGYAKAVIHRDVKSANILLDENFMAKVADFGLSKTGPEIDQTHVSTAVKGSFGYLDPEYFRRQQLTEKSDVYSFGVVLFEVLCARPVIDPSLPREMVNLAEWAMKWQKKGRLDQIIDANLLGKIKPDSLRKFGETAEKCLADYGVDRPSMGDILWNLEYALQLQETVIPDDPEENSTNAIGQLSPQVGEFSRVESRANTTQFQHSNVDDLSGVSMSRVFSQLVNSEGR, encoded by the coding sequence ATGATGGCATGTGGAATTTTGAGGTTTTTCATCTGGGTTTTATTGATCTTGAATATGGGATGTTGTTCTAGAGGATTTAATCCTGTTGATAAGTTTTATATAAGTTGCGGTTCATCAAGAGATGTTACTATTGGGAATTTTACTTATGTGGCTGATAAATCAGCTTCAAGATTGCTAACAACTCCACAAGATATTTTGGCCGATAGCAATTTGAATTCTATTACCCCATCTGAAGATGCCCAGCTGTTTAGCACAGCAAGAATATTTACTGGACCCTCCAGGTATACGTTTTCCATTCAACAGGGCGGGAGGCACTGGATTCGTTTGCATTTTTATCCGTTTGTGTACCAGAATTATGATATGAATACTGCTAGTTTCTCTGTTTTCTCCCAAAAGACATTACTCCTCAGCGATTTCAGCCCCAAAAATGCTACTGTCAAAGAATATTCGGTGAATGTGGCGGCTGGAGAGCTTGTAATAACCTTCTCCTCATCGACGAATTCTTTTGCATACATTAATGCCCTTGAAGTTGTTTCAGTTCCGGATTCCCTTATCACCGATGATGCTGCTCTTGTCAATCCATCGGGGGCATTTAGTGGACTCGTGGCACAGTCTTTTGAGACAGTTGCAAGGGTAAATATGGGCGGCCCGTTCGTGTCCTTAGTGAATGATACACTGGGGCGGACTTGGGTTCCTGACAGAAGTTTCTTGGTGCAACCCAATCTGGCGACTAACGCTTCCAATATTCAGTCAGTTTCTTATCCTCCTGGTGGCGCTACATCAGATTCTGCTCCACAGACTGTGTATGGAACTTGCACAAAGATGAATTCTGAAGATGATCCCCGAGGTAATTTCAATGTCACATGGTCGTTCAAGGTGGATCCGGGCTTTCAGTACTTACTTCGGTTGCATTTCTGTGATATTGTAAGCACATCAGCTAATCAACTCGTGTTTAATGTTTATATTGATTCGTTCATCGTTGCTCAAGATCTTCAATTAAGTCTGAAAACCCCAGGATTGGCCAATGCATATTATATGGACTTTGTTACTACTGCGGTTGTCAAAAACAATATTAGTGTAAGTGTTGGCCCATCTCCTATTAGCGCTTACCCCGATGCCTTTCTTAATGGATTGGAGATTATGAAATTGGCCAACTCAAAGGATAGTCTAGCTGGGACATCCATTTTTCCTTCATTTTCAAGTTCCAAGAAGAATGTTGGAATTATTGTGGGTGTGTGTGTAGGGGCAGCGGTTGTTTTGATACTTGCAGGTGTTCTGATTTTCGTTCATAGAAGGAGGAAACAAAAGCGATTGGCCCAATCAAAAACATGGGTTCCTATATCGGTTAACGGGGGAAATTCACTCACTATGGGAAGTAAATATTCAACTGCAACAACTGTTAGCAACGGATCTAACTTGAGCTATCGTATCCCGTTTGCTGCAGTTCAAGAGGCGACAAATAACTTTGATGAAAGTTGGGTGATTGGAATTGGTGGATTTGGGAAGGTTTACAAGGGTGTTTTCAGTGATGGTACTAAGATAGCCGTGAAACGAGGAAATCCCAGGTCCCAGCAAGGCTTAGCAGAGTTCCAAACGGAGATTGAGATGCTTTCTCAATTCCGCCACCGCCATTTGGTTTCCTTGATTGGTTACTGTGACGAAAAGAATGAAATGATTCTTGTTTATGAGTATATGGAAAACGGGACTCTCAAAAGCCATCTCTATGGTTCAAATCTTCCGAGCTTGAGTTGGAAGGAGAGACTCGAGATATGCATTGGATCAGCAAGAGGGCTGCACTATCTTCACACAGGATATGCGAAAGCTGTTATTCATCGTGATGTGAAGTCTGCAAACATATTGCTCGACGAGAACTTCATGGCCAAGGTGGCTGATTTTGGACTTTCTAAGACAGGGCCTGAGATTGATCAAACTCATGTTAGCACCGCTGTTAAAGGTAGTTTTGGTTACCTAGATCCTGAGTATTTCAGAAGGCAACAACTGACTGAAAAATCGGATGTTTACTCTTTCGGTGTTGTTTTATTCGAAGTTCTTTGCGCTAGGCCTGTGATAGATCCATCTCTTCCTAGAGAAATGGTTAACTTGGCAGAATGGGCTATGAAGTGGCAAAAAAAAGGACGGTTGGATCAAATAATAGATGCTAATCTTCTTGGAAAAATAAAGCCCGACTCCCTCAGAAAGTTTGGGGAAACGGCAGAGAAATGCTTGGCTGATTATGGAGTTGATAGGCCCTCCATGGGAGACATATTGTGGAACCTCGAGTACGCTCTCCAACTTCAAGAAACGGTCATACCAGATGATCCGGAGGAAAATAGTACCAATGCTATTGGCCAGTTGTCTCCACAGGTCGGTGAATTTAGTCGGGTCGAATCTAGAGCTAACACCACCCAGTTTCAACATTCAAATGTGGATGATCTTTCTGGTGTTTCTATGAgccgagttttctctcaactggTAAATTCCGAGGGTAGATAA
- the LOC140957186 gene encoding uncharacterized protein: MASTCISSCVSDARVPMRATYVNLYKWPESDAEFVRSMSSNVRRGSNNSMYGHPRVVDSLSCRQLYLRSYNFSREEDDEKTIKCLGKGNKEKESTKSRGSGGRRRTRSAGMKRAKMVSCSALRSIFRRLLSCTTEIDVAN; this comes from the coding sequence ATGGCCTCTACATGTATATCAAGCTGTGTAAGCGACGCCCGTGTTCCGATGAGAGCCACCTATGTCAACCTCTACAAGTGGCCGGAATCCGACGCCGAGTTTGTGAGGTCGATGAGCTCCAACGTCCGCCGGGGATCCAATAATTCTATGTACGGTCACCCGAGGGTGGTGGATAGTCTTTCATGTAGGCAGTTGTATTTGAGGAGCTACAATTTCTCTAGAGAAGAAGATGACGAAAAGACGATTAAGTGCCTTGGTAAAGGTAATAAGGAGAAGGAGTCGACCAAGTCCCGCGGCAGCGGTGGAAGGAGGAGGACGAGGAGCGCCGGGATGAAGAGGGCGAAGATGGTGTCTTGCTCCGCCTTGAGATCAATTTTCAGGCGGCTGCTGTCTTGCACAACCGAGATTGATGTTGCCAATTGA